In Mycobacterium gallinarum, a single window of DNA contains:
- a CDS encoding class I adenylate-forming enzyme family protein codes for MSISLLLEMAASTNPDRTALVSGEMRLTTAELSELADGGAGVIAAAGTSHVAYVGLGGAMLPLLLFSSARAGATFTPLNYRLSADGLRELIDRLPQPLVVADAEYLDVVAGAGKQVIGSEEFIAAARTAEPAAEFPDPEDVGVVLFTSGTTSRPKAVELTHNNLTSYITGTVEFDGAAPDDAALICVPPYHIAGVSAALSNLYAGRKMVYLPQFDPSEWVRLVRDEGVTSATVVPTMLDRIISALEAEPVALPSLRNLAYGGSKVALPLVRKALGLLPDVGFVNAYGLTETSSTIAVLTPDDHRDAMASTDVTVTRRLGSVGQPVPGIEVQIRDEAGQVVGPGETGELFVRGDQVSGRYAEIGSVLDADGWFPTKDVAMLDDAGYLFIGGRSDDTIIRGGENIAPAEIEDVLVEHPLVHDCAVVGPEDPQWGQIIVAVVVPAAGANPDPDELREHVRSQLRGSRTPDRVVFRDELPTNATGKVLRRELVQELTASN; via the coding sequence AGCGAGCTCGCCGACGGTGGGGCGGGCGTCATCGCGGCGGCCGGCACATCGCACGTCGCCTACGTCGGCCTTGGCGGTGCCATGCTCCCGCTGCTGCTGTTCTCCTCTGCGCGGGCGGGGGCGACGTTCACACCGCTGAACTATCGCCTGAGCGCCGACGGCCTGCGCGAGCTGATCGACCGTCTGCCGCAGCCGCTGGTCGTCGCCGACGCGGAGTACCTCGATGTCGTCGCAGGCGCCGGTAAGCAGGTCATCGGATCCGAGGAATTCATCGCCGCCGCCCGCACTGCGGAGCCGGCCGCCGAGTTTCCCGACCCGGAAGACGTCGGCGTCGTGCTGTTCACCTCGGGCACCACGTCGCGGCCCAAAGCGGTTGAACTCACGCACAACAATTTGACCAGCTACATCACCGGAACGGTTGAGTTCGACGGGGCCGCACCCGATGATGCGGCGTTGATCTGTGTACCGCCGTACCACATCGCGGGGGTCAGCGCGGCGCTCTCGAACCTCTATGCCGGCCGAAAGATGGTGTACCTGCCGCAGTTCGACCCGTCCGAGTGGGTGCGCCTCGTGCGGGACGAGGGGGTCACGTCTGCGACCGTTGTGCCGACGATGCTCGACCGCATCATCTCGGCCCTCGAAGCGGAGCCGGTCGCGCTGCCCAGCCTGCGCAACCTCGCTTACGGCGGCTCGAAGGTCGCACTTCCGTTGGTGCGCAAAGCACTTGGGTTGTTACCCGATGTCGGTTTCGTCAACGCTTACGGACTCACCGAGACCAGTTCGACGATCGCGGTGCTCACTCCCGACGATCACCGAGACGCCATGGCTTCGACCGATGTGACGGTCACCCGTCGACTCGGCTCGGTCGGTCAGCCGGTCCCCGGCATCGAGGTACAGATCCGCGACGAAGCCGGCCAGGTCGTCGGGCCCGGCGAAACCGGTGAGCTGTTCGTCCGGGGCGACCAGGTGTCGGGCCGTTACGCCGAGATCGGTTCCGTGCTCGACGCCGACGGCTGGTTCCCCACCAAGGACGTCGCCATGCTCGACGACGCCGGCTACCTCTTCATCGGCGGACGGTCGGACGACACGATCATCCGCGGCGGAGAGAACATCGCGCCGGCCGAGATCGAAGACGTCCTTGTGGAACACCCCTTGGTGCATGACTGCGCGGTGGTGGGGCCCGAGGATCCGCAGTGGGGGCAGATCATCGTCGCGGTGGTGGTCCCGGCGGCAGGCGCGAACCCCGACCCCGACGAGTTGCGCGAGCACGTTCGATCGCAACTGCGCGGATCGCGTACACCCGACCGCGTTGTCTTCCGCGACGAACTGCCGACCAATGCGACCGGCAAGGTGTTGCGCCGCGAACTGGTCCAAGAACTGACAGCCTCGAATTAG
- a CDS encoding adenylate/guanylate cyclase domain-containing protein, producing the protein MKPRRLLIRYAAGLTSAYLLTTAEVTALVISLTGHARATPVITVAAAAVIVIGTAIVAIGAVRIVAPSLKWLGIREPTDDERRLALKMLRRQSAITAAPWIVGAAVMIPLNLGAPAELQVVVASAIIFGTIATVCTGFLFTLRTLRPLLAGVTRDFSEITPTTAPGVRARLLIMWAVTTALPGIAIASLLVMRSNGWIISKNTPVELALLVLALVAVVLGLRAMILVSISISDPLRQVVDAMAEVERGKLDKSLDVYEWSEIGRLQSGFNRMVAGLREREQLRDLFGRHVGEEVVRRAIDANESLSGDERNAAILFIDLVGSTQLAATHEPHEVASVLNEFFRMVVAHVDENHGLVNKFQGDAVLAVFGAPLRTDDPASAALATARSLGAELRRLPVDFGIGISAGPVFAGNIGAENRYEYTVVGDAVNEAARLADLAKDFDDRVLCSGAALAQASDDEREHWVVRGSEVLRGRTIPTDISVPVREEPAG; encoded by the coding sequence GTGAAGCCCCGCAGGCTGCTGATCCGGTATGCAGCGGGGTTGACGTCCGCCTATCTCCTGACGACCGCCGAGGTCACCGCCCTGGTCATCTCATTGACCGGCCATGCTCGGGCCACACCCGTGATCACCGTCGCCGCGGCGGCGGTGATCGTGATCGGTACGGCAATTGTGGCGATCGGGGCCGTACGTATCGTCGCACCGTCGCTGAAATGGCTCGGCATCCGCGAACCCACCGACGACGAACGCCGGCTGGCGTTGAAGATGCTGCGCCGCCAATCGGCGATCACGGCAGCACCATGGATCGTCGGGGCTGCGGTGATGATTCCGCTCAACCTCGGTGCCCCAGCGGAACTACAGGTGGTGGTCGCGTCTGCCATCATCTTCGGCACGATCGCGACTGTCTGCACCGGGTTTCTGTTCACCCTCCGCACGCTGCGCCCGCTGCTCGCCGGTGTCACAAGGGATTTCAGCGAGATCACGCCCACCACCGCACCCGGTGTGCGTGCCAGGTTGTTGATCATGTGGGCGGTCACGACCGCGCTACCGGGCATCGCGATCGCGAGCCTGTTGGTGATGAGGTCCAACGGATGGATCATCTCGAAAAACACACCCGTCGAACTGGCCCTCCTCGTGCTCGCGCTCGTCGCGGTCGTGCTCGGACTTCGGGCCATGATCCTGGTGTCGATCTCGATCTCAGATCCACTCCGTCAGGTCGTCGACGCCATGGCCGAGGTTGAGCGGGGCAAGCTCGACAAGTCCCTCGACGTCTACGAATGGTCCGAAATAGGGCGATTGCAAAGTGGATTCAACCGGATGGTCGCCGGATTACGCGAACGCGAACAATTACGCGATCTGTTCGGCAGGCACGTCGGCGAAGAGGTCGTCCGCCGCGCGATCGACGCCAACGAATCGCTGTCGGGTGACGAACGCAATGCCGCCATTCTGTTCATTGATCTTGTCGGCTCGACGCAGCTCGCGGCGACTCACGAGCCACATGAGGTCGCGTCGGTGCTCAACGAGTTCTTTCGGATGGTCGTCGCTCATGTCGATGAGAACCATGGACTGGTCAACAAGTTTCAGGGCGACGCAGTGCTCGCCGTCTTCGGTGCACCGTTGCGCACCGACGATCCCGCTTCCGCCGCACTCGCGACCGCCCGCTCTCTGGGTGCCGAACTACGCAGACTCCCGGTTGATTTCGGCATCGGCATATCGGCCGGGCCGGTGTTCGCCGGCAACATCGGTGCCGAGAACCGTTACGAATACACCGTCGTCGGCGACGCCGTGAACGAGGCCGCGCGACTCGCCGATCTCGCCAAGGACTTCGACGATCGGGTGCTCTGCTCTGGTGCCGCACTCGCGCAAGCGAGCGACGACGAACGTGAGCACTGGGTCGTCCGCGGCTCTGAGGTGCTTCGGGGGCGGACCATCCCGACCGACATCTCGGTACCGGTGCGAGAGGAGCCCGCAGGTTAG
- a CDS encoding putative hydro-lyase, which yields MTLRAADTAAADRAAIRAGEHTGPTSGLAPGFAQANLVILRADEALDFLRFCVRNPKPCPLLEVTDTGSPHPFGIAADADLRTDLPRYRVFHDGHLVDEPTDIAGQWRTDLVSFLLGCSFTFEWALAAAGLPIAHQVQGVNVPMYVTDRRCTPAGRFDGPLVVSMRPFPADTVPRAVEISARFPAMHGAPVHIGDPAEIGISDLATPDFGDAVRVGADEVPVFWACGVTPQAVAIEARPSLAIFHAPGHMFITDRRHGDFDNEEGHDHR from the coding sequence ATGACCTTGCGGGCCGCGGACACCGCAGCCGCTGACCGAGCCGCCATCCGAGCCGGCGAGCACACCGGCCCGACGAGCGGCCTTGCGCCGGGATTCGCACAGGCCAACCTGGTCATCCTGCGCGCCGACGAGGCGCTCGACTTCCTGCGCTTTTGTGTGCGCAATCCGAAACCGTGCCCACTGCTCGAGGTGACCGACACCGGATCACCACACCCCTTCGGTATCGCCGCCGACGCCGATCTGCGTACCGACCTGCCGCGGTACCGGGTGTTCCATGACGGTCACCTCGTCGACGAACCCACCGACATCGCCGGTCAATGGCGCACCGACCTGGTGTCGTTCCTCCTGGGGTGCTCGTTCACCTTCGAATGGGCCCTGGCCGCGGCCGGGTTGCCGATTGCGCACCAGGTGCAGGGCGTCAACGTCCCTATGTACGTCACCGACCGACGGTGCACTCCCGCCGGTCGTTTCGACGGGCCGCTGGTGGTGTCCATGCGGCCGTTTCCTGCCGATACCGTCCCGCGTGCCGTCGAGATCTCCGCCCGCTTTCCCGCCATGCACGGCGCGCCGGTGCACATCGGCGACCCGGCCGAGATCGGAATCAGCGACCTCGCGACACCGGACTTCGGTGACGCGGTCCGGGTGGGCGCGGACGAGGTGCCGGTCTTCTGGGCCTGCGGCGTGACTCCGCAGGCGGTCGCCATCGAGGCCCGGCCCTCGCTCGCGATCTTCCACGCACCGGGCCACATGTTCATCACCGACCGTCGTCACGGCGACTTCGACAACGAGGAGGGTCATGACCATCGATGA